The Leptospirillum ferriphilum genome contains a region encoding:
- a CDS encoding pyridoxine 5'-phosphate synthase has protein sequence MNLSFPELGVNIDHVATLRNSRAGFEPDPLSAAVLVKSAGATQLVCHLREDRRHIRDADLRLLRSWNGLPVNLEMAMTDEMVSIALDVRPALVTLVPERREERTTEGGLVLGRDMCEKISVFLKKCRDNGIRLSLFLAPVSGDMERAMELGVDQVELHTGEYANATDPSLREKELERLFSAASCISGSPVRLAAGHGLDRENLLPVLSIENLREVNIGHSIIARSLFVGLEKAVREILETIRRKAPLLRREEGFL, from the coding sequence ATGAACCTTTCCTTTCCGGAGCTCGGGGTCAACATTGATCATGTGGCGACTCTTCGAAATTCACGCGCGGGTTTCGAGCCGGACCCCCTGTCTGCCGCGGTTCTTGTCAAAAGCGCTGGTGCGACCCAGCTGGTCTGCCATCTTCGGGAGGACCGGCGTCATATCCGGGATGCCGACTTGCGTCTTCTCAGAAGCTGGAACGGCCTCCCCGTCAATCTTGAAATGGCGATGACGGACGAAATGGTTTCGATTGCGCTCGATGTTCGGCCGGCATTGGTCACGCTCGTTCCGGAAAGACGGGAAGAACGGACGACGGAAGGAGGTCTTGTTCTGGGGCGGGACATGTGTGAGAAAATTTCCGTTTTTCTGAAAAAATGCAGGGACAACGGGATCCGTCTTTCCCTGTTTTTGGCTCCTGTTTCCGGAGATATGGAACGGGCGATGGAATTGGGTGTCGACCAGGTCGAACTGCATACCGGAGAATATGCGAACGCCACGGACCCCTCTCTCAGAGAAAAAGAACTTGAGCGCCTTTTTTCAGCGGCATCCTGCATTTCCGGTAGCCCGGTTCGTCTTGCCGCCGGGCATGGTCTTGATCGCGAAAACCTTCTTCCCGTGTTGTCGATTGAAAACCTGAGGGAAGTCAATATCGGACACAGCATCATCGCCCGGAGTCTTTTTGTCGGTCTTGAAAAGGCTGTGCGCGAGATCCTGGAAACGATACGACGGAAAGCTCCTCTTCTCCGAAGAGAGGAGGGCTTTTTGTGA
- the truB gene encoding tRNA pseudouridine(55) synthase TruB — protein sequence MFLVDKPAGMTSHDVVDSVRKNLGFPRVGHGGTLDPMATGVLPVFVGKSTRLAEMIHGYDKTYRFDVRFGVTTDTGDSEGKLLTEIKFDQLDRVKLKGVLQDFTGVRLQKPPMYSAVKKNGTPLYRLARKGIEVEREARRIEIYSLEMLTVSPDGKTASFRVKCSKGTFVRTIAEEIGEAIGLGGHVVSLCREEFGHFRVEDAVSLGDLISMDMEEGLSSCLWSPSRILESFPEIRILDAHLPDIYRGARIPAFQIYRTSGLFNLSEMVRISDRKGKCIAVGKTSVSSSELDRLPKGLPVAQVDKLIDWL from the coding sequence ATGTTTCTTGTGGACAAACCTGCTGGCATGACATCTCATGATGTTGTCGACAGTGTTCGCAAGAATCTTGGATTTCCCCGTGTCGGACATGGGGGAACACTTGATCCGATGGCGACGGGAGTTCTTCCCGTTTTTGTCGGAAAATCCACGCGACTGGCAGAAATGATTCATGGGTATGACAAGACATACCGGTTCGATGTCCGATTCGGCGTCACGACGGATACAGGGGATTCGGAGGGGAAGCTTCTGACCGAAATCAAGTTTGATCAACTGGACCGGGTCAAGCTCAAGGGTGTGCTCCAGGATTTTACGGGTGTAAGACTTCAAAAACCACCCATGTATTCGGCAGTCAAGAAAAACGGAACTCCTCTTTACCGGCTCGCAAGAAAAGGAATTGAGGTCGAGAGAGAAGCCCGTCGAATTGAAATTTATTCCCTGGAAATGTTGACTGTTTCTCCGGACGGAAAGACTGCTTCTTTTCGGGTGAAATGTTCAAAGGGAACATTCGTCCGGACGATTGCAGAAGAAATCGGAGAGGCGATAGGGTTAGGCGGGCACGTCGTTTCCTTGTGCCGGGAAGAGTTCGGTCATTTTCGGGTTGAGGATGCTGTTTCCCTTGGAGACTTGATATCCATGGACATGGAGGAAGGGCTTTCATCTTGTTTATGGAGTCCGTCCAGAATCCTCGAGAGTTTTCCTGAAATCCGGATTTTGGATGCACATTTGCCGGATATTTATCGAGGAGCCCGGATCCCGGCTTTTCAGATTTATCGGACAAGTGGATTGTTTAATTTGTCAGAAATGGTTAGAATATCTGATCGTAAAGGCAAATGTATCGCCGTGGGGAAGACTTCTGTGTCGAGCTCGGAGCTCGACAGGCTTCCAAAAGGTTTGCCCGTTGCCCAGGTCGATAAGTTGATCGACTGGCTCTGA
- a CDS encoding M16 family metallopeptidase, producing MAYKEHTLASGVRVYWDPMPESRAASIGVWVRTGSRFEATEEGGVTHFLEHMCFKGTTTRSAEDIANEMDFLGGEMNAFTSQEVTSFYATVLTENSRQAGNLLGDILTNSVFDPVELERERGVVLEELAESKDDPEDRVMENLFRIYFGDHPFGAPILGTEESITRFSRASVREYFKTHYHPGNLFITIAGNVHWDEVIDALENAFQNISVRNPSSSLLTTPVPSFSRMEEEDDYEQVHLCIGLRGLPQPHPHQTALRVLTTHLGGGMSSRLFQEVREKRGLAYSVFSSPLSFSDGGIVRISASTRPSRREELATVLVEELRRLEKIPLTVSELTRSKNQLKSSLLLGLESAGGRMSKMGRDLLNWGREIAVTEIEQWIDQVTSEDILHLVQELKWGEEQAFSVLGPLSAK from the coding sequence ATGGCATATAAGGAACATACTCTTGCAAGTGGCGTTCGTGTTTACTGGGACCCGATGCCGGAAAGTCGGGCGGCCTCCATTGGTGTCTGGGTCCGGACGGGGAGTCGTTTCGAGGCAACGGAGGAAGGGGGAGTCACACATTTTCTTGAGCATATGTGCTTTAAGGGAACAACGACCCGAAGTGCCGAAGACATTGCAAATGAAATGGATTTTCTTGGAGGTGAGATGAACGCGTTCACCAGCCAGGAGGTGACCTCATTTTACGCCACTGTTCTGACAGAGAACTCGAGACAGGCAGGGAACCTTTTGGGAGATATCCTGACCAATTCGGTGTTTGATCCAGTGGAGCTGGAACGGGAACGGGGAGTCGTTTTGGAAGAGCTCGCTGAATCGAAGGATGATCCGGAAGACCGCGTGATGGAAAATCTGTTTCGGATTTATTTTGGTGATCATCCGTTTGGAGCTCCGATTCTTGGGACGGAAGAATCCATCACCCGATTTTCCCGGGCGTCCGTCCGGGAGTATTTTAAAACGCACTATCACCCGGGAAATCTTTTTATCACGATTGCCGGCAATGTTCACTGGGATGAAGTGATTGATGCACTCGAAAATGCATTTCAGAACATCTCTGTCCGGAATCCCTCCTCTTCACTGTTGACAACCCCCGTTCCCTCGTTTTCCCGAATGGAAGAGGAGGATGACTATGAACAGGTTCATCTCTGTATCGGCCTTCGGGGGTTACCTCAACCTCATCCGCACCAGACGGCACTGAGAGTTCTGACAACGCATCTTGGGGGAGGCATGAGTTCTCGCCTTTTTCAGGAAGTTCGGGAAAAAAGAGGATTGGCCTACTCTGTTTTTTCGAGTCCTCTCTCCTTCTCTGATGGGGGGATTGTCCGGATCTCCGCTTCAACCCGGCCGTCCCGTCGGGAAGAGCTGGCAACTGTCCTTGTGGAAGAACTCCGGAGACTGGAAAAGATTCCGCTGACTGTCAGCGAGCTGACACGCTCCAAAAACCAGCTGAAGTCCTCGCTTCTTCTCGGTCTTGAATCAGCCGGCGGAAGGATGAGCAAGATGGGGAGAGATCTCTTGAACTGGGGACGCGAAATTGCCGTGACAGAAATCGAGCAGTGGATCGATCAGGTGACATCCGAGGATATCCTTCATCTTGTCCAAGAATTGAAGTGGGGCGAAGAACAGGCTTTTTCTGTTCTGGGACCTTTGTCCGCAAAATGA
- a CDS encoding ribosome-binding factor A, protein MKPVYRRADRVSSEIREIVALVLSRFSAEPALGRLTILYVNLPDDLKVARIHYSVFPGEDPHYYGRLLTRHKGLIRKEVGKLLRMKWVPDIEFLPSLEIADSDPQSDFPVRQTDKDKKNTSSLMDELEGEQ, encoded by the coding sequence ATGAAACCAGTTTATCGCAGAGCTGACCGGGTTTCCTCTGAAATCAGGGAGATCGTTGCGCTCGTTCTCTCCCGCTTTTCGGCGGAGCCGGCTTTGGGGAGGCTGACAATTCTGTATGTCAATCTGCCCGATGACCTGAAAGTTGCGCGTATTCATTACTCCGTTTTTCCCGGAGAGGATCCACACTATTACGGTCGATTGCTGACACGTCATAAAGGCCTTATTCGCAAGGAAGTTGGAAAACTGCTTCGTATGAAATGGGTCCCGGATATCGAATTCCTTCCTTCCCTCGAGATTGCTGATTCCGACCCGCAATCCGATTTTCCCGTTAGACAAACGGATAAAGACAAAAAGAACACGTCTTCTCTTATGGACGAACTTGAAGGTGAGCAGTGA
- the acpS gene encoding holo-ACP synthase — translation MKKKLSSGSLLGIGTDIVSIKRIDDLICRFGERFLDKVFTREEVRESGGRPQYLAGRFAVKESVLKALGTGLQGGVRWKDIETLTLPNGMPYIRSQGRVQSLAESRGAGEFWVSLTHDREQAVAFVVLTGESD, via the coding sequence GTGAAAAAAAAATTGTCATCAGGCTCTCTTCTTGGAATAGGCACGGATATCGTCTCGATCAAACGGATTGACGATTTGATCTGCCGGTTCGGGGAACGGTTTTTGGATAAGGTTTTCACCCGGGAGGAAGTTCGGGAATCTGGAGGAAGGCCACAATACCTGGCGGGCCGATTTGCTGTGAAAGAATCGGTCCTGAAAGCTCTGGGAACCGGTTTGCAGGGTGGCGTCCGCTGGAAGGACATCGAGACGCTGACATTGCCAAACGGGATGCCTTATATCCGTTCACAGGGGAGAGTCCAGAGTTTGGCTGAATCCAGAGGCGCAGGAGAGTTCTGGGTTTCGCTCACACATGACCGGGAGCAGGCTGTCGCCTTTGTGGTGTTAACAGGAGAGTCCGATTGA
- a CDS encoding LapA family protein: protein MRAVFWVAVVAAGLLFLLENDQQTVILRIPFWIGTPPLPVGIVVILSILTGIVLAFLSDLLKKTRARLGKLRQPSLPPTDSDHHG from the coding sequence ATGAGGGCTGTATTCTGGGTCGCTGTTGTCGCGGCAGGGCTTCTCTTCCTTTTGGAGAATGACCAGCAGACCGTTATCCTGCGTATTCCTTTCTGGATCGGCACTCCTCCTCTGCCTGTCGGAATTGTCGTTATTCTTTCCATTCTGACGGGAATCGTTTTGGCGTTTTTGTCGGATTTGCTGAAAAAGACACGGGCCCGTCTGGGTAAATTGAGACAACCCTCTCTTCCTCCGACGGATTCAGATCATCATGGATGA
- the pnp gene encoding polyribonucleotide nucleotidyltransferase, translating to MNPIFVEAVVGGKTVRLETGRMAKQADGSVVVWADGTVVIATAVASKVSKPGVDFLPLTVDYQERAYAAGKIPGGFFKREGKPSEREILNSRLIDRPLRPLFPEGFFFDTQLIASVISIDRGGISDVMAVVASSAALYVSDIPFLNPVAAVKVGCVDGTFIVNPTLDEQERSTLDLVVAGTRDAIMMVEGQGNEISEETFLSAIDLAHKSILPLIEAQEKLRAMAGKEKRPLPAMPIPPKVMEMVESMGASRLREALKIAVKQERQDQTAQILGDVREKILQEFSATSPETVVEEREIFNAFHELERRIMREMILDHKVRADGRGLSDIRPITIEVGILPRTHGSALFTRGETQSLSVATLGTSDDEQRIDALEGESTKRFMLHYNFPPFSVGETKPMRGPGRREIGHGNLAERALKPVLPARDSFPYSIRLVSDILESNGSSSMATVCGGSLAMMDAGIPIKSAVAGIAMGLIKEGDRIAILSDILGLEDHLGDMDFKVTGTENGITAVQMDIKITGITVELMREALQKAREGRLYIMEKMKMALPSSRNNMSPFAPRILTLKIKQDKIREVIGPGGKVIRGITEKTGAKIEIDDSGLIQIASTDEVAAQKAIDMINQIVEEVQVGKIYLGRVKTVADYGAFVELFPGTTGLCHISQLEDRRVEKVSDVVSEGDLILVKALEVDRQGKIRLSRKEAIAEVGADREVRVGSGR from the coding sequence ATGAACCCCATCTTTGTAGAAGCCGTTGTTGGTGGAAAAACGGTCCGGCTGGAAACTGGCCGCATGGCCAAACAGGCAGACGGGTCAGTTGTCGTCTGGGCGGATGGTACAGTTGTCATTGCAACGGCTGTTGCATCAAAGGTCAGTAAACCTGGCGTCGATTTTTTGCCTTTGACGGTTGACTATCAGGAAAGAGCTTATGCTGCTGGAAAAATTCCCGGCGGATTCTTTAAACGTGAGGGAAAGCCGTCCGAGCGCGAAATTCTGAATAGCCGACTGATTGATCGGCCCTTGAGACCTCTTTTCCCGGAAGGGTTTTTCTTTGATACCCAACTGATTGCAAGTGTTATCTCTATCGACCGGGGAGGAATTTCGGATGTGATGGCTGTTGTCGCATCCTCGGCAGCGCTCTACGTGTCGGATATCCCGTTCTTGAACCCTGTTGCTGCGGTGAAGGTGGGATGTGTGGACGGAACGTTTATTGTTAATCCGACATTGGATGAGCAAGAACGTTCAACCCTTGATCTTGTTGTCGCCGGCACTCGCGATGCCATTATGATGGTCGAAGGTCAGGGAAATGAGATCTCGGAGGAAACATTTCTGTCAGCCATTGATTTGGCGCACAAATCTATTCTTCCCTTGATCGAAGCCCAGGAAAAGCTTCGGGCAATGGCAGGAAAAGAAAAAAGACCTCTTCCTGCTATGCCGATTCCTCCAAAAGTGATGGAAATGGTGGAGTCAATGGGAGCGTCAAGACTTCGTGAAGCCTTGAAAATTGCGGTGAAGCAAGAGCGCCAGGATCAGACAGCGCAAATTTTGGGAGATGTCCGGGAAAAGATTCTTCAGGAGTTTTCCGCAACCAGTCCCGAAACAGTTGTTGAAGAGCGTGAAATCTTCAACGCTTTCCACGAGCTGGAACGCCGAATCATGCGCGAGATGATTTTGGACCACAAAGTCCGGGCTGACGGAAGAGGACTCTCGGATATTCGCCCGATCACGATCGAGGTGGGAATCCTTCCCCGTACCCACGGATCGGCTTTGTTTACGAGAGGTGAAACCCAGAGTCTCTCTGTTGCGACCCTGGGGACATCCGACGATGAGCAAAGAATTGATGCTCTGGAAGGAGAATCTACAAAGCGGTTTATGCTTCATTACAACTTTCCTCCCTTTTCAGTGGGTGAAACAAAACCGATGAGAGGTCCCGGCCGCCGGGAAATCGGGCATGGCAATCTGGCTGAAAGAGCGTTGAAGCCGGTTCTGCCAGCCCGGGATTCTTTCCCTTATTCGATCCGTCTGGTTTCAGACATTCTTGAATCGAACGGATCGTCATCCATGGCAACGGTATGTGGCGGATCTCTGGCCATGATGGATGCGGGTATCCCGATCAAGTCTGCCGTGGCAGGTATTGCGATGGGCCTCATCAAGGAAGGTGACAGGATTGCTATTTTGTCGGACATCCTTGGCCTGGAAGATCACCTTGGGGATATGGATTTTAAGGTGACGGGGACGGAAAATGGTATTACGGCTGTTCAGATGGATATCAAAATTACAGGGATTACCGTTGAATTGATGCGGGAAGCTTTGCAAAAAGCCAGGGAAGGACGCCTTTATATCATGGAAAAAATGAAGATGGCCCTCCCCTCTTCCCGAAACAACATGTCTCCCTTTGCCCCGAGGATATTGACCCTTAAGATTAAACAGGACAAGATAAGGGAAGTCATCGGACCAGGCGGTAAGGTCATTCGGGGAATTACAGAAAAGACCGGAGCGAAAATCGAAATCGACGACTCTGGATTGATTCAGATTGCATCGACGGATGAGGTCGCCGCGCAAAAAGCGATTGATATGATCAACCAGATCGTTGAAGAGGTGCAGGTCGGAAAAATTTATCTCGGTCGAGTAAAAACAGTTGCAGACTATGGGGCATTTGTGGAATTATTTCCGGGTACAACCGGATTGTGCCATATCTCTCAGCTGGAAGATCGTCGAGTTGAAAAGGTTTCCGATGTCGTGTCCGAAGGAGACCTTATTCTCGTCAAGGCTCTGGAGGTAGATAGGCAGGGGAAAATCCGGCTTTCCCGGAAAGAGGCCATCGCTGAGGTGGGGGCCGATCGGGAGGTCCGGGTCGGCAGCGGGCGCTGA
- a CDS encoding uracil-DNA glycosylase encodes MEKVPAAPMPSFPEDLDGLERFVLACQACSLSETRNQVVFGEGRGTSGLMFVGEGPGADEDRTGRPFVGRAGELLTKMIQAMGLSREEVYIANTVKCRPPGNRVPSPEERKACFPFLEAQIRLLKPKYMILLGQTAAQVVLRQSAGITRIRGTCCELPEYPGIKIMPTYHPAYLLRNPSAKRDVWSDLQTVMGWMGLSRSGEKEGK; translated from the coding sequence GTGGAGAAAGTTCCAGCGGCACCGATGCCCAGTTTCCCGGAAGATCTTGACGGTCTGGAACGGTTTGTCCTGGCCTGTCAAGCCTGTTCTCTTTCCGAAACACGCAATCAGGTTGTTTTCGGAGAAGGGCGCGGGACGTCTGGACTGATGTTTGTCGGAGAAGGCCCCGGGGCGGACGAGGATCGGACCGGCAGACCCTTCGTTGGAAGAGCAGGAGAGCTTCTGACTAAGATGATCCAAGCCATGGGACTTTCCAGGGAAGAAGTCTATATTGCCAATACAGTCAAATGTCGGCCTCCCGGAAACAGGGTTCCTTCCCCTGAAGAGAGAAAAGCATGCTTCCCTTTTCTTGAAGCTCAGATCCGGCTTCTGAAGCCGAAATACATGATCCTTCTCGGGCAGACAGCCGCCCAGGTTGTCCTCAGGCAGTCGGCAGGGATCACACGGATTCGCGGCACGTGTTGTGAATTGCCGGAATATCCGGGCATAAAAATAATGCCGACCTATCATCCGGCTTACCTTCTTCGAAACCCGTCCGCGAAGAGAGATGTCTGGTCGGATTTGCAGACCGTCATGGGATGGATGGGACTCTCCCGCTCAGGGGAGAAGGAGGGGAAATGA
- the rpsO gene encoding 30S ribosomal protein S15 encodes MALSKEKKQSVISSFQINPKDTGSPEVQIAILTERINQLGEHFRKFPKDKHSRRGLLLMVSLRRRHLNYLQRVNLTKYQDVITRLGLRK; translated from the coding sequence ATGGCGTTATCTAAAGAAAAAAAACAGTCTGTTATCTCCAGTTTTCAGATCAACCCCAAGGATACGGGATCTCCAGAAGTACAAATTGCGATCCTGACTGAGCGCATCAATCAATTGGGTGAACATTTTCGAAAATTTCCAAAGGATAAACATTCCCGCCGTGGTCTTCTTCTGATGGTGAGTCTCAGGAGACGTCATCTGAATTACCTGCAGAGAGTCAATCTTACAAAATATCAGGACGTCATTACGCGTTTGGGGCTCAGGAAGTAA
- a CDS encoding bifunctional ADP-dependent NAD(P)H-hydrate dehydratase/NAD(P)H-hydrate epimerase, with translation MIILSPAQMKQAESYAMELLGLPEEILMERAGMAVARSIRRFFPEASKIVALAGKGNNGGDALVALRDLVGGQNKLDVVLQFPEDQCGESVRRELRRLRSLGVQSSAMGSQSSWHKIQHADLLIDGFLGTGLSGELPVTLQDAFERINRMDKAVVSVDIPSGVDGETGHVFPLAMRARMTVTLGFPKWGLFLDPGHRYCGAILLAPIGLPDVSRFPEGLIELSGVLLSPWEAKSLLPERSPAMHKGSAGHVGVWGGGPGKRGSAELVSLGALRSGSGLATIYWSEAENEILPRNPEIMVASGSSPREAIFDRSDVLAIGPGWDPARISVPFVRSVLDEFEGPVVADAGIFDVFQKQPEEMRRKNGLPLVLTPHPGEMSRLLGINIQEILSSPRRIALETARLTGAIVLLKGWRTIVAAPDGRTAVNPTGAPNMATAGMGDVLTGIIASFLGQGKDAYSSTVSGAYIHGLAGEVAWKHGVRAGLLAHELAFHIPEARKTLEDVQVSSTGEDLLLFKPLN, from the coding sequence TTGATTATTCTCTCTCCCGCCCAGATGAAACAGGCAGAAAGCTACGCAATGGAGCTTCTCGGTCTGCCGGAAGAAATCCTGATGGAACGGGCAGGTATGGCGGTGGCCCGCAGTATACGCCGTTTCTTCCCGGAAGCGAGTAAGATCGTGGCCCTTGCCGGAAAAGGAAATAATGGAGGGGATGCCCTCGTGGCCCTGAGGGATCTGGTCGGAGGGCAAAACAAACTGGATGTGGTTCTGCAATTCCCGGAAGACCAGTGCGGTGAATCCGTGAGAAGGGAGCTGCGCCGTCTCAGGAGTCTTGGAGTCCAGTCCAGTGCCATGGGATCCCAGTCTTCCTGGCATAAAATCCAGCATGCGGATCTTTTGATCGACGGCTTTCTGGGGACAGGATTGTCCGGTGAGTTGCCCGTTACCCTGCAAGATGCTTTTGAGCGGATCAACCGGATGGACAAGGCAGTGGTTTCCGTGGATATTCCGTCGGGTGTCGACGGAGAGACAGGTCATGTTTTTCCTTTGGCCATGAGGGCCCGGATGACTGTCACGTTGGGATTCCCGAAATGGGGTCTCTTTCTCGATCCGGGCCACCGCTATTGTGGAGCAATTCTTCTCGCTCCCATCGGCCTTCCCGATGTGTCCCGATTCCCGGAGGGATTGATCGAGCTTTCTGGAGTTCTTCTTTCTCCCTGGGAAGCCAAAAGTCTTTTACCGGAAAGATCCCCGGCGATGCATAAGGGATCGGCCGGGCATGTCGGCGTATGGGGCGGTGGCCCAGGGAAAAGAGGATCTGCAGAACTCGTTTCTTTGGGAGCCCTGCGCTCGGGGTCGGGTTTGGCAACCATATACTGGTCGGAAGCGGAAAATGAAATTCTCCCTCGAAATCCAGAAATCATGGTTGCATCCGGATCTTCTCCCAGAGAGGCAATTTTTGACCGGTCCGATGTTTTGGCTATCGGGCCGGGGTGGGATCCCGCCCGGATCTCGGTGCCCTTTGTACGGTCGGTTCTCGACGAATTTGAGGGTCCGGTTGTAGCGGATGCTGGAATTTTTGATGTTTTTCAGAAACAACCTGAAGAGATGAGGAGAAAAAACGGACTTCCCCTGGTTCTTACTCCCCATCCGGGAGAAATGTCCCGTCTGCTCGGAATCAACATTCAGGAAATTCTGTCGTCTCCTCGAAGGATTGCTCTTGAAACGGCTCGGCTCACGGGAGCAATCGTTCTTCTCAAAGGGTGGAGAACGATTGTTGCAGCACCGGATGGCCGGACGGCAGTCAATCCCACAGGAGCCCCGAATATGGCGACCGCCGGAATGGGAGATGTCCTGACGGGAATCATCGCAAGCTTTCTTGGTCAGGGAAAAGATGCCTATTCGTCCACCGTGTCCGGAGCGTATATCCATGGCCTAGCCGGTGAAGTCGCCTGGAAGCATGGTGTCCGGGCGGGGTTACTGGCACACGAGCTGGCGTTTCATATCCCGGAAGCCCGAAAGACTCTTGAAGACGTGCAGGTCTCTTCTACCGGGGAGGATCTCCTTCTTTTCAAACCTCTGAATTAG